In one Nicotiana sylvestris chromosome 8, ASM39365v2, whole genome shotgun sequence genomic region, the following are encoded:
- the LOC104235929 gene encoding aspartyl protease AED1-like — MDIGSQQTWVRCQSCTKGCKAENPLYDSSKSPTYTNSSNLCKGPFNVRYGDKSHINGIWGCDTLTIEAGILGLGKGDLSLPSQSALSMQMFSYFVPPTNIDAGNLLFANEAMMKSHACSNQFTPIVKGPKPSMSSYTLQENFDKLMDTWYSFDGNEQIVLPEIKFHIGEGTSTTTDVTLSYYGILWMKNDRVKCLAFAAKESNELYWLTFNRVDSMCFMIWKGKELDLGVTAS; from the exons ATGGATATTGGTAGCCAACAAACTTGGGTACGTTGCCAATCCTGCACCAAAGGCTGCAAAGCAGAGAATCCTCTGTATGATTCTTCAAAATCCCCGACATATACAAATAGTAGTAATTTGTGCAAAGGTCCATTTAATGTCAGATATGGTGATAAGTCGCATATAAATGGAATTTGGGGATGTGATACTCTCACTATAGAGG CTGGAATACTCGGACTTGGTAAAGGAGACTTATCTTTGCCATCTCAAAGTGCTTTATCAATGCAAATGTTTAGCTATTTTGTCCCACCAACAAATATCGATGCGGGAAATCTACTTTTTGCAAATGAAGCCATGATGAAATCGCATGCTTGTTCAAACCAATTTACACCAATAGTAAAAGGCCCCAAACCA TCGATGTCGAGTTACACATTGCAAGAAAATTTTGATAAGCTGATGGACACCTGGTACAGCTTCGACGGAAACGAACAAATTGTTTTACCAGAGATTAAATTCCATATTGGAGAAGGAACTAGTACAACTACTGATGTGACTTTGTCATACTACGGAATTTTATGGATGAAAAATGATAGAGTCAAGTGTTTGGCTTTTGCTGCAAAGGAAAGCAATGAGCTTTATTGGTTAACGTTCAATAGAGTGGATTCAATGTGCTTTATGATTTGGAAAGGGAAGGAATTGGATTTGGGAGTAACTGCTAGCTAG
- the LOC138875767 gene encoding uncharacterized protein, translating into MNSDSEEDTSDLAYASFIRARSKLVAATESTPKRPITRLHQKEALESALKNIQRSKRKRRLVKDGKAVHEKVVPMVNVDEEVEEEPSFLTPKSSKQKHSHSQSIRHTSTNAKCPSKSADAASSEKLVKNSCDKSVKQSADMSDDEEVVKSSEHMQKKSMEKGKSIRKSVKRKMDDDEEPGSIKKAKVSESLSSQKRKLRNQKVLWGRTFASDILELDGMR; encoded by the coding sequence ATGAATTCCGACAGTGAAGAAGACACAAGTGATTTGGCATATGCTAGTTTTATTAGGGCTAGGAGTAAGCTAGTTGCAGCTACAGAGTCAACCCCTAAGCGACCCATTACACGGTTGCATCAAAAGGAGGCTCTCGAGTCTGCTCTCAAGAATATTCAAAGGAGCAAAAGAAAGAGAAGGCTGGTAAAGGATGGAAAAGCCGTGCATGAAAAGGTTGTCCCTATGGTGAATGTTGATGAGGAAGTAGAAGAGGAACCTAGTTTCTTAACCCCCAAGTCCTCGAAGCAgaaacactctcactctcaatCTATAAGGCACACTTCTACAAATGCTAAATGTCCTTCCAAAAGTGCTGATGCTGCTTCTAGTGAAAAGTTGGTGAAAAATTCTTGTGACAAGTCAGTGAAACAAAGTGCTGATATGTCTGATGATGAAGAAGTGGTAAAATCTAGTGAACATATGCAGAAAAAGTCAATGGAGAAGGGAAAGTCTATTCGGAAGTCAGTAAAAAGAAAAATGGATGatgatgaggaacctggttccatcAAGAAAGCAAAAGTTAGTGAGTCTTTGAGTTCTCAGAAAAGGAAGTTGAGAAATCAGAAAGTACTATGGGGCCGCACATTTGCCTCTGACATTCTAGAACTTGATGGGATGAGATAA
- the LOC138875765 gene encoding WEB family protein At5g16730, chloroplastic-like, with protein sequence MYTRFTTLTNERKSLGRIILEEDKAEKILTRVLPVTWESKITNIHESKNIATLKLDELIGNLTAYELRRQTMTMDAPKKERSLAFRITEGVDLEEDEMTMITKDFKKYIMRGNDEDLEDEDGDEQALTTIGESNEESEVSINHLKDKIKFLSKERLSELLLDFIDESEDLNNDKEQLSKDCVILKAMFKNLELRDSKRDSKNVELKNQVHKLDTTILELRSINLKLKLGTGKKKDDHTQHILEENLGKMKDELYRRDEQIRVLKKDLNKVKHELNRTCKWNRSSDALS encoded by the exons atgtatacaaggttcaccacactgacaaatgaacgtaagtctcttggaaggattattcttgaagagGACAAAgctgagaaaattttgacaagggttctgccagtcacttgggaaagcaaaatcactaacATTCatgaatcaaagaacattgccactcttaagttggacgagctaattggaaatctcacagcctatgaacttagaaggcaaaccatgacgatggatgcacccaagaaggaaaggagcctGGCATTCAGAATTACTGAAGGTGTTgatctagaggaggatgaaatgaccatgatcacaaaggacttcaagaagtacATAATGAGAGGAAATG ATGAGGACTTAGAggatgaagatggagatgaacaagcacttacgACAATTGGAGAATCCAATGAGGAATCTGAGGTAAGTATAaatcatctcaaagacaagattaaatttttgtctaaagaaaggctatctgagttactcctggatttcattgatgaatctgaggatCTAAACAATGATAAGGAACAACTGTCTAAGGACtgtgtgattttgaaagctaTGTTCAAAAATCTGGAACTTAGGGATAGTAAAAGAGATAGTAAAAATGTTgagttaaagaaccaggttcatAAACTTGACACCACTATCTTAGAGCTAAGATCTATaaatctaaaattgaaattaggaacaggtaaaaagAAAGATGATCACACACAACACATAttagaagaaaacctaggaaaaatgAAAGACGAGTTGTACAgaagagatgagcagataagagtccttaAGAAGGATCTAAACAAGGTTAAGCACGAGCTAAACAGAACCTGTAAATGGAATAGGTCCTCCGATGCACTTTCATAG
- the LOC138875766 gene encoding uncharacterized protein has protein sequence MRDHIIGEDYQLWDIISDGPLATMKNNAEGIEVPKTRADRNAEDLRKWEKNAMAQKWLVCALGPNEYSRIQSCTTTKEIWDILQVAHERKPQVKRSRGTLLYSQYENFNMEEGETIQEMQSLPY, from the coding sequence atgagagatcacatcatcggAGAAGACTATCAGCTATGGGACATTATCAGTGATGGTCCCCTAGCTACCATGAAGAATAATGCTGAAGGAATAGAAGTGCCAAAAACAAGAGCTGACCGCAATGCCGAGGACTTaaggaaatgggaaaagaatgctatGGCCCAAAAATGGCTTGTGTGTGCACTTGGTCCAAacgagtacagtagaattcaaagttgtacaactactaaggaaatctgggatattttgcaagtggctcatgaaagaaaacctcaagtgaagaggtccagaggaacattgctatattctcaatatgagaatttcaacATGGAGGAAGGGGAAACCATCCAGGAGATGCAAAGTTTACCATACTAA